One genomic segment of Chitinophaga sancti includes these proteins:
- the kduI gene encoding 5-dehydro-4-deoxy-D-glucuronate isomerase, translating into MTAETRYATSPASVLRWTTDETRKELLIEKLFFADDAVLVYSHYDRFITGGIMPVNKTVKLGTPDQLKATYFLERRELGIINVGAPGKVQVDGEVFEVGFKEALYIGKGKQEILFSSNDCEQPAKFYINSTPAHQTYPTRLVTKKDAEIVTLGSPETANHRTINKLLVASVLPTCQLQMGMTELKTGSIWNTIPAHTHDRRMEVYFYFEVPDGQSVCHFWGQPQETRHIWMQNEQAVISPPWSIHSGAGTSNYTFIWGMAGENLDYGDMDVCAVPDLR; encoded by the coding sequence ATGACTGCCGAAACGAGATATGCCACCAGCCCGGCCTCCGTGTTGCGCTGGACGACAGACGAAACCAGAAAAGAACTGCTTATAGAAAAGCTCTTCTTTGCCGACGATGCAGTATTGGTATATAGCCATTATGATCGTTTTATCACAGGAGGCATCATGCCTGTGAACAAAACCGTAAAACTGGGAACACCGGATCAGCTGAAAGCTACCTACTTCCTGGAACGCAGAGAACTGGGCATTATCAATGTAGGCGCTCCGGGCAAAGTTCAGGTAGATGGAGAAGTATTCGAAGTAGGCTTCAAAGAGGCGTTATATATAGGCAAAGGCAAACAGGAAATCCTCTTCAGTAGCAACGACTGTGAGCAACCTGCTAAGTTTTATATCAACTCTACGCCAGCTCATCAGACATATCCAACCCGTCTGGTCACTAAGAAGGATGCGGAAATCGTAACCCTGGGCAGCCCCGAAACCGCCAATCACCGTACTATTAATAAACTGCTCGTCGCCTCCGTACTACCTACCTGCCAGTTGCAGATGGGTATGACCGAACTCAAAACAGGCAGCATCTGGAATACTATTCCTGCGCATACACACGACAGGCGCATGGAAGTATACTTCTACTTCGAAGTACCCGATGGCCAATCCGTTTGTCACTTCTGGGGGCAACCACAGGAAACCCGTCATATCTGGATGCAGAACGAACAGGCTGTAATATCACCACCCTGGTCTATTCACTCCGGCGCCGGCACCAGCAACTATACATTTATCTGGGGCATGGCTGGTGAAAACCTCGACTATGGAGACATGGATGTATGTGCAGTACCAGATTTACGATAA